From Primulina huaijiensis isolate GDHJ02 unplaced genomic scaffold, ASM1229523v2 scaffold32015, whole genome shotgun sequence:
TACAAAAATTAATGTTTACAATTTAGCAAAATCATGTACATTATTAATATCGTATCTTTAATTTACAGTTAATTAACCGAATTCCATTTGCGATTATGTAGTTCGAACTGAGCAGTGACTTGGACTACCTTGAGAGAGAAGCTGATAAAATCGCTTTTAAGAAAGACGATTATTCTATCTGCATACTCCGCTTCTATTGAAGGCGAAGGCGGAAGCCAAACCGATCCTACGAGTTCACAGCTGGCCAATCAGGACCGGTCACCCTATTGTTGCTCCGATGAAATGTAAATCAGTTGCCTGCTTATGGTCCGGCTTGCCGCCGGTTCACAGAGTCAGCGCCGTCGCCGCGATTAACGAACCGCCCACGCTTTACACTGGTGGTTACGATGGCTCCATCATCTGGTGGAACCTCATTTCCTCTCCCGAAAAAAAGGTGATTGTTTTATACAAACTAGGATGAAATGGCTGTAAATTGAGCTTTGTCTGGCGCGTCTGAATTTTGTTTGATTTACTCGTAGGTAGGTGCTTAATAGATGAACTAACACTTTGTCGCATATGATTTGTCTGAATGGTTGTTCTTCGACATTTACGGTCGGATGAAAATACAATGAAAGTGAAACGAAGCATGATTGCATAAATCCAACCAGGAGCTGTTACCTTGAGTTCTTTTTTAACGTTGAATTCCATAAAAAAGTGATAATATTTGGTTGAAGTGATTACAGAAGTCTGATGTATCTCATGGAAACAAAAAGTTGAGTATGCTAAATATCCTGAAGTACTTTGAAGAGCTGAGAGGACTATTAAGTTACACACTAAGCAACATATTTCTCATCCAAGAACCAGGGGTTAACAATATAACCATGAATACCaagtaaaaaatagtaaatgatTTCATCTATGCATGTGAGAATCAATTTATATAATAGCTTTGCAATCCAATCTTGACATTTTCTTTTGCTGTTTTTAGAACCTAAGTGGCAAATGATGACTTGCTCCTTAGGTGAATTTATTCACAAGCATGTAAAATGCACAAGTAATTTGATGGCAATATGCTATAGCCACCTTTTTTGTGCACTGTAGCACttgtataaattataaattaccaagAAAGGTATGACCGAGCAAGATACATCCAGAATTCACCATCATAACATTAATGTTgtaaatgaagaagaaaatatttgtatccTTTCTAAATGTTACATCTTTTGTGATCAATAAGAAAACAAACAGTCTTGTATCAGTAActataaattcaacaaaaagaaaaaccatctactttaatattttctttgtaAGAAAACAAGATAATGCACCTTATCTGGGCAAGAACTTGAAAatgagtttcattgtgaacatgAACATGACTTGGCTGCTGACAGCCCCTATCAAACTAAAAATCCTTAAGATTAACCTTCTCTACGGTTGTCAAAGTAAACCAAACTTTAAAACTTATGGTGAAAGAGTGGTCTCTGCATTCTTAATAGACCaagtaaaattcaaatttagcCATTAAATAAATTTGTCGAGCAATATTTATCTGTGGATTCCCTCACGTGAATATTCTTGTGCGTCCAATTTTGCCAGAGTGGTCCAGTGACCTTACTGCATTGCAttaagttttaagttttttgTTCACTCATTATTTTCGTGTTGTACCTCTCTGTTGGTCAGGAAATTAAACCAGTTGCAATGTTGTGTGGTCATACTGCTCCGATAGCTGATTTAGGGATTTGCTTTCCTTTTGAGAGGCCTGAAAGCGAAAACTTGTCTGATGTGAGTGATCTTCCTGCAAATGCAATTAACTTTGGTGCATTAATAAGTGCTTGCACTGATGGGGTATTATGTGTTTGGAGTAGAGCAAGTGGACACTGTAGGCGAAGAAGGAAAATTCCTCCTTGGGCTGGGAGCCCTTTCATAATTAGGCCATTGccaaaaaatagaagatatatATGTGTTTCTTGTTGTTTTCCAAACCAAGAACATCAGATACTTAATTCAATGGAAGGGGATGAATCTTCAGGGGATGGAAATCTACAAAACATTAATCATTTGAAGTTAACTGTTCTAATTATGGACACATGTACTCTAACACTAGTCCAAACAGTTTTCCATGGGGATGTATCAATGGGACCTTTGAAGTCCATGGCTATAGTTTTCTCTTCAGAAGACATGGAGAAGCAGTTAGTGACGATTATTGATTCATATGGTAAGGTACTGTATATACCAATATTGAATGACCCtggaaaaaaagggaaaaatgtGCCTAGCGTACCAAAGGATTCCTCAATTTCGGAAGTGATGGATTGGACGGATGATTCAGAGAAAAAGGGATTGCTAGTGGCTTTTGCAAAGCGTGGACATGTGTTAGCCCTTGTGCATAGGACACAATGCATATTAAGACAAGCAGACAGTGGAACTGTTTTCGGTAATATATCGTTCTTGGATTGTCAACTTTGTTCTGAAGAACTGATATATGTAGTAGGTGGCATGTTCCTGGGAGATGATACTGAGACCACTGATAGTGGTTTTGTGGAAGAATTTTTAGTATGGAATAACATTGGTGCAGCTGTTATATACAGAATATCTTACTCAAGCAACAAATTTAAGTTTGAACTTTTACATGCCATCCCAGCGGCACTACACCCTAATACGAGGATGTCCTTTTTTTTTGAaccattaaaaaattatgtgaTTCGTGTTGAGTCAAATTGCTCTCATTACAAGGAACACAAGTTCTGGAGACCTCATGTTACAATCTGGCTTTTGCATCAGCAAAAAGATTGTCATGCTAAACTCAGTTTGGAGTGTGAAAAGCTTGGGGAAGGTAATCTTTTTGATGGTTGGGCTTCAAACTTTTCTTTGCCTGCAACTGATGGCCTGAACCATGATGTTTGCAGAGAAGGAAAGAGCGATGGAGATGAAATGACTTCATCGCAACATAATGCACTTTCTCCAGATGAAGCCAATGGTAAATACTCAAGTGATCACAGCTTTGGTTCTTACCGAGTAGAACAACTAGTATCTTGTTCAATGGTTATATCTGAAACGTACCTAGTACCTTATGCTATCGTTTATGGCTTCTTCAATGgtaatattgaaataattagaTTCCACATGTTCTTCACTGCATTGGATTCATTTATTCAGAGTACCAGTCAGGAAGCAGGGTCATGTGGACAGAAACACCACCTTTCAGGACACAGAGGAGAAGTGCTATGTTTAGCTTCACATCAAATGGTGAATCGGTCTGCAGGATGCAGTTTAAATCATGTTTTAATGTCTGGAAGCATGGATTGCACAGTCCGCATCTGGGATCTTGACTCCGGTGATCCCATTACAGTGTTGCACCAGCATGTAGCTCCAGTGCGTCAAATAATTCCTCCTCCGTTTCAAAGCAAATCCCCATGGAGTGATTGCTTTTTATCAGTTGGGGATGACTCATGTGTTGCCCTTGTTTCCCTTCAGACTTTGAGGGTGGAGAGATTATTTCCTGGACATCTGCACTTTCCGGCAAAAGTTGTGTGGGATGGTGTGAGAGGTTACGTTGCATGTTTATGTCAGaataatcttgaaaaatctGACAATATTCTGTACATTTGGGATGTAAAGACAGGTGGTTGTGAGAGAATTCTTCGCGGAGCTGCTGCACGTTCAATGTTTGATCATTTCCTCATAGTCGCCAATGAAGGTTTTTCATTTGGAAATTTTACGTATGGGAATAGTTCAGCCTCCTCTTTAGTTTTTCCAGTAATTGAAGCAAAACAGTTTCCACAGTCTCACCCAAAATCTTTTGGAAAGGGGATTTCTATGCAAACACTATCTGCGGGAAATATACATGAACCTACTGATACATCTGAAACATCAATTGATATGCAAAAAATTGGTGCAAAGCACAGTTCATTCTCATCAGTAATCTTCCAACACGACACGCACCCAATTAAAACCTCCTGTCCTTTTCCTGGAGTATCCACTTTATGTTTTGATCTCACTTCCTTGATGTCTCTCTGTTCTAACCATGAATTTTCCAAAGCTGGAAGTCCTGTTGGAGAAAAAGTTCACGTGAAGGGAGCTGGAACTAGGTCGCATAAAGAAGATATATATCAGAAGGAGAATATTCCTGGAAAGGAACTAGGGGCCGAGTCTCCAAGCCGTCATGTGGATGGCAGAATTGACTCTATTTCCTCTGTTGTCACATTAGAACATCATGAATGGGTTCACACTCTTGAGAGATGCCTACTTCAGTTCAGCCTTTCATTTCTGCACTTGTGGAATGTTGACAGTGAGCTTGATAACTTGCTAATTGCTGAAATGAGGCTGAACCGGCCTGATTCTTTCACCGTAGCTTCTGGTTTATTGGGAGACAGGGGTTCCATGACGCTAACATTTCCAGGCTCTAGTTCAACTCTAGAGGTACTTTAATCAATGAATTAGGTTTTCTTACTTGTTATCGACTCCTTTTCCCACTAAATATTGGAATGTTCACATCACAGCTCTGGAGATCTTCATCGGAGTATTCTGCTTTGAGATCATTAACAATGGTGTCCCTTGCCCAACACTTGATTAGCTTATCACATTCTTATACCTCTGCCAGCAGGTATGAAAACTTTTCAAGTATTTGATTTTAATCTTTTGAAAAACtcaattttcttcattttgCATTCCAGGTCGCTAGGTGCCTGAGAACTTATTGGTTTAATGATTACAGTTATTTGCAATAGCTAATTTCAGGGTCATTAATGTAATGTCCCTAAACTGCAGTGCTTTAGCGGCATTTTATATGCGGAAATTCGCAGATAAATTTTCAGACATAAAACCTCCTTTGCTCCAGGTAACAAATTGTATCATTAAGTGAATGAGATTTGTTATTCGATATTTTTGTGAGTTTGTTGCCCGGAACTAAGCTTCAGTTATTTTTTCTACCCCTCTAAGTGACATGCGATGAAAGAGGAGATTTAGTCACATTTCATTGCCATCATGTTTTGTGATTTATGAGTTATCTAAGTTGATTCTTGATAACTATAAAAGTGATAAAGAATAAAATTATATCTTCAGTTATTTTACAAACTTCATTAACTGAAATTACTAACCATGGTCGATGCTTGTATTTTTAGTAGCTTATACAATATTGAACATTCTAAGAGTGAGAGAATATTTAAGGTTCTATGTCCAAATTACAGCCTTAGTTCAAGTacaaaagtccatatttttCTCGTGAAAATTTTTCTAGTCAGGAAGCTAAACCACCTTTTATCCTGTTGATCAAGTCTCTGGCactaagatatatttttttttcaaattttttcttcTGTACCCCCTACATTATTTATTATGACTAAAAATTTCGCATGCTTAAAAAACATTTGGCAGAATCTTTTCCAGGTAAAATCCTGTTGTAAAGGAAAAGTTATTTTCTTCTTGGGTTGCTAATTTCTGGTGTGTAGTTTGTATTGTTGCAGCTGTTTCATGTAGTGTCGAATTTCAAATGTTTGTAAAGAGatgattttgataatttatataTGCTGATTGATTTTTTGGTCCCACAGCTCTTGGTAAGCTTTTGGCAACATGAGTTTGAACATGTGAAAATGGCTTCCCGCTCTCTATTTCATTGTGCTGCTTCACGGGCAATTCCTCTTTCATTGTGCTGTTCAAAGACTGACGATAATCATAACATGTTTCGTGTTGGAGTACCAATGGAAGAACTTGAAAGTTCGACCTCATCAACTGTAGTATCTGATGAGAGAATAGAAGCTCAAGTAGACTATATGGGAAAAGAATCCGAAATAACATTGTGGTTGGACTCATATCAATTGCAAGATTGGATTTCCTGTGTAGGGGGAACAACTCAGGAT
This genomic window contains:
- the LOC140968029 gene encoding uncharacterized protein isoform X1, with protein sequence MKCKSVACLWSGLPPVHRVSAVAAINEPPTLYTGGYDGSIIWWNLISSPEKKEIKPVAMLCGHTAPIADLGICFPFERPESENLSDVSDLPANAINFGALISACTDGVLCVWSRASGHCRRRRKIPPWAGSPFIIRPLPKNRRYICVSCCFPNQEHQILNSMEGDESSGDGNLQNINHLKLTVLIMDTCTLTLVQTVFHGDVSMGPLKSMAIVFSSEDMEKQLVTIIDSYGKVLYIPILNDPGKKGKNVPSVPKDSSISEVMDWTDDSEKKGLLVAFAKRGHVLALVHRTQCILRQADSGTVFGNISFLDCQLCSEELIYVVGGMFLGDDTETTDSGFVEEFLVWNNIGAAVIYRISYSSNKFKFELLHAIPAALHPNTRMSFFFEPLKNYVIRVESNCSHYKEHKFWRPHVTIWLLHQQKDCHAKLSLECEKLGEGNLFDGWASNFSLPATDGLNHDVCREGKSDGDEMTSSQHNALSPDEANGKYSSDHSFGSYRVEQLVSCSMVISETYLVPYAIVYGFFNGNIEIIRFHMFFTALDSFIQSTSQEAGSCGQKHHLSGHRGEVLCLASHQMVNRSAGCSLNHVLMSGSMDCTVRIWDLDSGDPITVLHQHVAPVRQIIPPPFQSKSPWSDCFLSVGDDSCVALVSLQTLRVERLFPGHLHFPAKVVWDGVRGYVACLCQNNLEKSDNILYIWDVKTGGCERILRGAAARSMFDHFLIVANEGFSFGNFTYGNSSASSLVFPVIEAKQFPQSHPKSFGKGISMQTLSAGNIHEPTDTSETSIDMQKIGAKHSSFSSVIFQHDTHPIKTSCPFPGVSTLCFDLTSLMSLCSNHEFSKAGSPVGEKVHVKGAGTRSHKEDIYQKENIPGKELGAESPSRHVDGRIDSISSVVTLEHHEWVHTLERCLLQFSLSFLHLWNVDSELDNLLIAEMRLNRPDSFTVASGLLGDRGSMTLTFPGSSSTLELWRSSSEYSALRSLTMVSLAQHLISLSHSYTSASSALAAFYMRKFADKFSDIKPPLLQLLVSFWQHEFEHVKMASRSLFHCAASRAIPLSLCCSKTDDNHNMFRVGVPMEELESSTSSTVVSDERIEAQVDYMGKESEITLWLDSYQLQDWISCVGGTTQDAMTAQIIVAAALAVWYPFLVKSRIATVVVHSLVKLITAMDEKYSAAAAEILAEGMESTWKACIGSDITRLISEIFFQVECVSGTSANLSAENTTGTINIRETLVGILLPSLAMADIPGFLHVIESQIWSTASDSPVHVVSLVTLMRVVRGSPRNLAPYLDKVVSFILQTMDPGNSTMRKNCLKNSITALKDVLRVFPMISLNDTSTRLAVGDAIGEISNSSIRVYDMQSMRKIKVLDASGPPGLPGLLGGASEMVINSAISALSFSPDGEGLAAFSENGLMIRWWSLGSVWWEKLNRNFIPVRCTKLIFIPPWDGFSPNSTRSSILSSVLRDDGETNSPGTNKSSSEVDRLKLLIHNLDLSYRLEWVGERKVKLTQHSQELGMFQL
- the LOC140968029 gene encoding uncharacterized protein isoform X2, coding for MKCKSVACLWSGLPPVHRVSAVAAINEPPTLYTGGYDGSIIWWNLISSPEKKEIKPVAMLCGHTAPIADLGICFPFERPESENLSDVSDLPANAINFGALISACTDGVLCVWSRASGHCRRRRKIPPWAGSPFIIRPLPKNRRYICVSCCFPNQEHQILNSMEGDESSGDGNLQNINHLKLTVLIMDTCTLTLVQTVFHGDVSMGPLKSMAIVFSSEDMEKQLVTIIDSYGKVLYIPILNDPGKKGKNVPSVPKDSSISEVMDWTDDSEKKGLLVAFAKRGHVLALVHRTQCILRQADSGTVFGNISFLDCQLCSEELIYVVGGMFLGDDTETTDSGFVEEFLVWNNIGAAVIYRISYSSNKFKFELLHAIPAALHPNTRMSFFFEPLKNYVIRVESNCSHYKEHKFWRPHVTIWLLHQQKDCHAKLSLECEKLGEGNLFDGWASNFSLPATDGLNHDVCREGKSDGDEMTSSQHNALSPDEANGKYSSDHSFGSYRVEQLVSCSMVISETYLVPYAIVYGFFNGNIEIIRFHMFFTALDSFIQSTSQEAGSCGQKHHLSGHRGEVLCLASHQMVNRSAGCSLNHVLMSGSMDCTVRIWDLDSGDPITVLHQHVAPVRQIIPPPFQSKSPWSDCFLSVGDDSCVALVSLQTLRVERLFPGHLHFPAKVVWDGVRGYVACLCQNNLEKSDNILYIWDVKTGGCERILRGAAARSMFDHFLIVANEGFSFGNFTYGNSSASSLVFPVIEAKQFPQSHPKSFGKGISMQTLSAGNIHEPTDTSETSIDMQKIGAKHSSFSSVIFQHDTHPIKTSCPFPGVSTLCFDLTSLMSLCSNHEFSKAGSPVGEKVHVKGAGTRSHKEDIYQKENIPGKELGAESPSRHVDGRIDSISSVVTLEHHEWVHTLERCLLQFSLSFLHLWNVDSELDNLLIAEMRLNRPDSFTVASGLLGDRGSMTLTFPGSSSTLELWRSSSEYSALRSLTMVSLAQHLISLSHSYTSASSALAAFYMRKFADKFSDIKPPLLQLLVSFWQHEFEHVKMASRSLFHCAASRAIPLSLCCSKTDDNHNMFRVGVPMEELESSTSSTVVSDERIEAQVDYMGKESEITLWLDSYQLQDWISCVGGTTQDAMTAQIIVAAALAVWYPFLVKSRIATVVVHSLVKLITAMDEKYSAAAAEILAEGMESTWKACIGSDITRLISEIFFQVECVSGTSANLSAENTTGTINIRETLVGILLPSLAMADIPGFLHVIESQIWSTASDSPVHVVSLVTLMRVVRGSPRNLAPYLDKVCRLSLLYYRQWILVTQPCAKIV